The following coding sequences are from one Methanococcoides methylutens window:
- the trpD gene encoding anthranilate phosphoribosyltransferase, giving the protein MKRCLQKLIDGYDLTMAEAEAAMGQILENATDAQIGAFVMGMKMKGETPEEVAGFVKAMLKEANLISPEVSGTLVDIVGTGGDRHNTINISTTAAIVAAAAGVTVAKHGNFSFTSLSGSADVLRELGIKIDLDHDQVKKSIEDIGIGFMLAPKFHPAMKRVVGPRKELGVRTMFNILGPLTNPAGAKSQVIGVFDKSLCRLMAEVLCRLGKEHILVLHGDGMDEISTISETYVVELKNGVISTYTINPEDLGVPRAKATDIVGGTPEENARDILYIFNGEKGPKRDIVVVNAAAAIYVAGMADSIKEAIPIAEEAIDSGKALDKLKQFIEFTSGEKVENESLNTCQSMRHEVC; this is encoded by the coding sequence ATGAAACGTTGTCTCCAAAAATTAATTGATGGTTATGATCTGACAATGGCCGAGGCAGAAGCAGCCATGGGGCAGATACTCGAAAATGCTACAGATGCGCAGATCGGTGCATTTGTAATGGGTATGAAGATGAAAGGTGAGACTCCGGAAGAGGTCGCAGGATTTGTAAAGGCCATGCTGAAAGAGGCCAATCTGATATCTCCTGAAGTATCAGGTACTCTTGTGGATATAGTTGGTACAGGTGGTGACCGCCACAACACTATCAATATTTCAACAACAGCTGCTATTGTTGCAGCAGCTGCAGGGGTCACTGTGGCAAAACACGGTAACTTTTCCTTCACATCCCTCTCGGGAAGTGCGGATGTCCTTAGAGAGCTTGGCATAAAGATCGACCTTGATCACGATCAGGTCAAAAAATCGATTGAGGACATTGGAATTGGTTTTATGCTCGCCCCAAAGTTCCATCCTGCAATGAAGAGAGTAGTAGGACCACGGAAAGAGCTTGGGGTAAGGACTATGTTCAATATTCTCGGCCCTCTGACAAATCCTGCGGGTGCAAAGTCACAGGTAATAGGTGTCTTCGACAAGAGCCTGTGCAGGCTTATGGCAGAAGTTCTCTGCAGGCTTGGGAAGGAGCATATACTAGTACTTCATGGTGATGGAATGGATGAGATCAGCACCATTTCCGAAACATACGTTGTTGAGCTCAAAAACGGTGTAATCTCAACATATACAATAAATCCTGAGGACCTGGGGGTCCCGAGGGCTAAAGCTACTGATATTGTGGGTGGTACTCCGGAAGAGAATGCCCGGGATATTCTTTACATCTTCAATGGTGAAAAAGGTCCGAAACGTGATATTGTCGTCGTCAATGCTGCAGCTGCGATCTATGTTGCAGGTATGGCTGATTCCATAAAGGAAGCCATCCCGATTGCAGAAGAAGCAATTGATAGTGGCAAGGCATTAGATAAATTGAAGCAGTTCATCGAATTCACATCCGGCGAAAAGGTGGAAAATGAATCACTCAACACGTGTCAAAGTATGCGGCATGAAGTCTGTTGA
- a CDS encoding phosphoribosylanthranilate isomerase: protein MNHSTRVKVCGMKSVEDVDLAVSSGADAVGFITDVPVETPRKIDLKKAEELVSHVPFFVDSVLVIMPKSATEAIDMINSIGPDVVQIHNALGIDDMGYVRDNTDVNIIRTFHVPSESNVLMNELVSEINLLSSEDLIDGILLDSYVSGKVGGTGQVHDLSISRQVVELVDLPVVLAGGLNAENVAECLKQVSPFAVDTASGVETDGIKDAEKIRRFVKEVRCAR, encoded by the coding sequence ATGAATCACTCAACACGTGTCAAAGTATGCGGCATGAAGTCTGTTGAAGACGTCGATCTCGCAGTAAGTTCAGGTGCAGATGCTGTTGGTTTCATAACCGATGTTCCTGTTGAAACGCCAAGGAAGATCGATCTCAAAAAGGCAGAAGAACTTGTTTCTCATGTGCCTTTTTTTGTGGATTCAGTATTGGTTATCATGCCAAAGTCTGCCACAGAGGCTATTGATATGATTAATTCCATAGGACCTGATGTGGTTCAGATACACAATGCTCTTGGTATTGATGATATGGGATATGTTCGTGATAATACAGATGTTAATATAATTCGCACCTTCCATGTTCCTTCGGAAAGTAATGTGCTGATGAATGAACTTGTAAGTGAGATCAATTTGCTTTCATCTGAGGATCTTATTGATGGCATCCTGCTGGATTCTTATGTTTCCGGTAAGGTCGGTGGTACAGGTCAGGTCCATGATCTTTCTATAAGCAGGCAGGTCGTGGAACTTGTGGATCTCCCTGTGGTACTGGCAGGTGGCCTGAATGCTGAGAATGTTGCAGAGTGTTTAAAGCAGGTCTCTCCCTTTGCTGTGGATACAGCTTCAGGTGTTGAAACCGATGGGATAAAGGATGCTGAAAAGATAAGGCGTTTTGTAAAAGAGGTTAGGTGTGCAAGATGA
- the trpE gene encoding anthranilate synthase component I: MISFDLTKDEFTNLVNISEKPALVQLMAKVRSDCTPLQLYTTFQAENYSYMLESVEKEKRHARFSFVGAYPDVVVKISGRKLTLEYGLDSVLIDAIRSKLDLEFKNIVDDGSVLMADIMDGSDVVDALRTVFPTADGTDLLNENRFDRQTFLGGAIGYNGYDMIYDCWLDIERSHQSDVPDMQFILTTRTFVFDHLTDETYMVVTPFAGLDCDPGKLYDDALNEAEHMCQCLRDAAAVRLGEVPAVSGSSEAVCNMDQDAFENAVRAAKQHILDGDIFQVVLSRRYSMEIEQTPLELYRTLRDINPSPYMYLFSFRDLDIVGASPETLMTVHERKVITNPIAGTCLRGKDEAEDDEFAAAMMSDKKERAEHVMLVDLGRNDVRMVSKSGSVKVSDFMSVVKYSHVQHIESTVCGELRPECDQFDATRAIFPAGTLSGAPKIRAMEIIDEFEPSARGIYGGGVGYYSWNGDVDTAIVIRTVIIKDGVANVQAGAGIVADSDPTYEYEETERKMAAMIAAIGGKR; this comes from the coding sequence ATGATATCGTTCGATCTTACAAAAGATGAGTTCACAAACCTTGTGAATATTTCAGAGAAACCTGCACTTGTACAGCTGATGGCTAAAGTAAGGTCGGATTGTACTCCTTTGCAGTTATATACAACTTTCCAGGCTGAAAATTATTCTTACATGCTTGAATCGGTGGAAAAAGAAAAAAGGCATGCACGTTTTTCCTTTGTTGGTGCTTATCCTGATGTTGTTGTTAAGATAAGTGGACGCAAGCTTACTCTTGAATACGGGTTAGATTCTGTACTTATCGATGCTATTCGTTCAAAGCTGGATCTTGAATTTAAGAACATTGTAGACGACGGTTCCGTTCTGATGGCCGATATAATGGATGGCTCCGATGTGGTGGATGCACTACGTACAGTATTCCCTACAGCCGATGGAACTGATCTTCTAAATGAGAATAGGTTTGACAGACAGACATTCCTTGGAGGTGCCATCGGTTACAATGGTTATGACATGATCTACGACTGCTGGTTGGATATTGAAAGGAGCCACCAGTCAGATGTACCGGACATGCAGTTCATTCTTACTACCCGGACATTTGTCTTTGATCACCTGACCGATGAGACTTACATGGTGGTGACGCCATTTGCAGGATTGGATTGCGATCCCGGTAAATTGTATGATGATGCGCTGAATGAAGCTGAACATATGTGCCAGTGTCTTCGCGATGCAGCCGCTGTCCGGCTTGGCGAAGTGCCGGCGGTGTCTGGCTCATCAGAAGCTGTCTGCAATATGGATCAGGATGCATTTGAAAATGCAGTACGTGCAGCAAAGCAGCATATTCTGGATGGGGATATCTTCCAGGTGGTACTTTCCAGACGATATTCGATGGAAATAGAACAAACTCCTCTGGAATTATATCGTACCCTCAGGGATATCAATCCCAGTCCGTATATGTACCTGTTCAGTTTCCGCGACCTGGACATTGTGGGTGCTAGTCCAGAGACCCTTATGACAGTTCATGAGCGCAAGGTAATAACAAATCCTATCGCAGGAACATGCCTTCGGGGTAAAGATGAAGCTGAGGATGATGAATTTGCTGCTGCGATGATGTCCGATAAAAAAGAGCGTGCTGAGCACGTTATGCTTGTGGACCTTGGTAGGAATGATGTACGTATGGTCTCAAAGTCCGGTTCGGTAAAGGTCAGTGATTTCATGAGCGTTGTGAAATATTCTCATGTGCAGCACATAGAAAGTACTGTTTGCGGGGAACTTCGACCCGAATGTGATCAGTTCGATGCCACACGAGCTATTTTCCCTGCAGGAACTCTTTCAGGTGCTCCTAAAATAAGGGCAATGGAGATAATTGATGAATTTGAGCCATCAGCACGTGGTATCTATGGCGGAGGGGTTGGATATTACTCGTGGAACGGTGATGTGGATACGGCCATTGTAATAAGGACCGTAATTATCAAGGATGGTGTTGCCAATGTACAGGCAGGGGCCGGTATCGTTGCAGATTCCGATCCGACTTATGAATATGAGGAAACAGAACGCAAGATGGCTGCCATGATCGCTGCCATAGGGGGTAAACGATGA
- a CDS encoding anthranilate synthase component II: MKILFVNNRDSFVWNLVDYVSMFESDTLVVPNTISVDEVREISPDAIVISPGPGNPGNSRDVGSCIEIIHEFGDRVPILGVCFGHQSINTAFGGSVGHSKGGPVHGKASIVIHDTSSLFDGVPTSFYAGRYHSLSVERLAEDLEITAQDENGLIMGIKHKEHPIYGVQFHPESVLTPEGLKLIENFLKIAGMGTKD; this comes from the coding sequence ATGAAAATACTGTTTGTTAACAACCGGGATTCGTTTGTGTGGAATCTTGTGGACTATGTATCCATGTTCGAATCTGATACACTGGTCGTTCCAAACACTATCTCTGTAGATGAGGTTCGGGAAATATCTCCTGATGCAATAGTCATATCCCCAGGTCCTGGAAACCCTGGAAACAGTCGTGATGTCGGGAGTTGCATTGAGATCATCCATGAATTTGGTGATAGGGTCCCTATACTTGGAGTTTGTTTTGGCCATCAGTCTATAAACACTGCTTTTGGTGGGTCGGTAGGTCATTCAAAGGGTGGTCCGGTGCATGGCAAGGCTTCAATAGTAATACATGACACTTCATCTCTGTTCGATGGGGTGCCAACTTCATTCTATGCAGGTAGGTATCACTCTCTTTCAGTTGAAAGGCTGGCAGAAGATCTGGAAATAACTGCACAGGATGAGAATGGTCTGATCATGGGGATCAAGCATAAAGAACATCCGATCTATGGCGTCCAGTTTCATCCGGAGTCAGTCCTGACACCTGAAGGTTTGAAGCTCATTGAAAATTTCCTGAAAATTGCAGGTATGGGGACGAAGGATTAA
- a CDS encoding adenylate kinase family protein produces MIIGLTGTPGTGKTSVCRILEGRGYRVIHMNDLIKNEHLYSEVDEARDTVVADMDRVLSRVCELVGDDEVVTILDSHMSHYIADIVIVLRTAPSELKKRLEARNYSDAKVQENVEAEGLDVILVESVEWCQLVYEVDTTGRNAGDVVEDVETIISGILSGDDTLVYSQYKPGSFDWSEDIF; encoded by the coding sequence ATGATCATCGGACTTACCGGAACTCCTGGTACAGGTAAAACCTCTGTTTGCAGGATACTTGAGGGTCGTGGATATCGTGTTATACACATGAACGACCTTATCAAGAATGAACATCTTTACAGTGAGGTCGACGAGGCACGGGATACTGTTGTAGCTGATATGGATAGGGTGCTCTCTCGTGTGTGTGAACTTGTGGGTGATGATGAAGTTGTGACTATACTTGACAGCCACATGTCACACTACATTGCTGACATTGTGATAGTGTTGCGAACTGCTCCTTCTGAACTTAAGAAACGTCTGGAAGCTCGTAATTATTCTGATGCCAAAGTGCAGGAGAATGTTGAGGCTGAAGGTCTTGATGTGATCCTTGTGGAATCTGTGGAATGGTGTCAGCTGGTCTATGAGGTAGATACCACTGGCAGAAATGCTGGTGATGTTGTCGAGGATGTTGAAACGATAATCTCCGGTATCCTTTCAGGCGATGATACTCTTGTTTACTCTCAATACAAGCCAGGTTCGTTCGACTGGAGTGAAGATATCTTTTAA
- a CDS encoding OB-fold protein, whose product MKFAKIGIILLLMAILVVSGCSDSKENPEEVSEIAVDLGVDVISTSFDDLGVVYCDPDISDDEIAALVNEEYKGNFVQWTGTIYAVTNNGKSYTAQVRHCPDSLSDAAVTFKADQNDAASNLIKGQEITYVGRITRYRDGGGGFWVEEASIVSE is encoded by the coding sequence ATGAAATTCGCAAAGATAGGAATTATTTTACTTTTAATGGCTATACTGGTGGTATCGGGTTGTTCCGATTCGAAAGAAAATCCTGAGGAAGTTTCAGAAATAGCTGTAGATCTCGGTGTAGATGTTATCAGTACATCGTTTGATGACCTTGGTGTTGTCTATTGTGATCCTGATATCTCTGATGATGAAATTGCAGCTCTTGTAAATGAAGAATACAAAGGCAACTTTGTTCAGTGGACCGGCACTATATATGCAGTTACCAATAATGGGAAGTCATATACTGCACAGGTGCGTCATTGTCCTGATTCTCTTTCAGATGCAGCTGTTACTTTCAAGGCTGATCAGAATGATGCTGCATCCAATCTCATAAAAGGTCAGGAGATCACCTATGTTGGAAGGATCACTCGCTACCGGGATGGCGGCGGTGGCTTCTGGGTGGAAGAAGCTTCGATTGTATCTGAATAA
- a CDS encoding nicotinamide-nucleotide adenylyltransferase yields the protein MDMKRAFYIGRFQPFHLGHYSVITSIAKEVDELIIGIGSAQRTHESNNPFTAGERVMMIRHALEDIDVHFYALPIDDIQQNPIWVSYVTSRTPPFDTAYTNNPLVIELFEEAGISVKQPPMYHREQHSGTEIRRRMLADEEWKHLVPDAVADVIDEIDGVRRLKRVSGTDGFDY from the coding sequence ATGGATATGAAAAGGGCATTTTACATTGGGCGCTTCCAGCCATTTCATCTTGGCCACTACTCTGTGATAACAAGCATTGCAAAAGAGGTCGATGAGCTGATAATAGGAATAGGAAGTGCCCAAAGAACCCACGAATCAAATAACCCGTTCACAGCAGGTGAGCGAGTTATGATGATACGACATGCCCTGGAAGATATCGATGTTCATTTTTATGCTTTACCTATTGATGACATACAGCAGAATCCAATATGGGTTTCATACGTAACATCAAGAACCCCTCCTTTTGACACAGCTTACACCAACAATCCTCTTGTCATCGAACTTTTTGAAGAAGCAGGAATAAGTGTAAAGCAACCACCAATGTACCACAGGGAACAACATTCCGGTACAGAGATTCGCAGGCGCATGCTTGCAGATGAAGAATGGAAACATCTTGTCCCCGATGCTGTTGCCGACGTTATCGATGAGATCGACGGAGTAAGGCGCCTAAAACGCGTATCCGGAACTGATGGTTTTGATTACTGA
- the fpoF gene encoding F420H2 dehydrogenase subunit FpoF produces MVHPKIMDVIEHDVCTACGACVSACPAGAIVMGEKAAEIRDPDNLSLYSHGAAPNVCEGCLTCSRICPVVDGYFEDEFANVRSFLAAKSNIAGQDGGVTSAIARSLLRQGEIDCVVGITRNEKWETELELFTSPDDVEKAKGTKYTYDSVLSMLRDPFSEYEKIAVIGVPCQAHGARLISENVNDKIVLIVGLLCMESFYGDVMTDKIIPEIMGVKAEDVVKMDFGKGKFWAYTKDGEEHSVKIAEVAPHARNPCHHCNDYTSVFADIAVGSVGTPDGWNCVLLRTDAGEKYFKMVESELEFMEDPKPGISLIEKLATMKHNNNSEHYKEVYEKFTFECEGAPFR; encoded by the coding sequence ATGGTCCATCCGAAAATAATGGACGTCATCGAGCATGACGTCTGTACCGCTTGTGGGGCATGCGTATCAGCATGTCCTGCCGGTGCAATAGTAATGGGAGAGAAAGCTGCAGAGATCCGGGATCCGGACAATCTTTCGCTTTACTCACATGGTGCTGCACCAAATGTATGTGAGGGTTGCCTTACATGCAGCAGGATCTGCCCGGTTGTAGACGGTTACTTCGAAGATGAATTTGCAAACGTTCGAAGCTTCCTCGCTGCAAAGAGCAACATTGCCGGTCAGGACGGTGGTGTTACTTCCGCTATTGCTCGGTCACTCCTAAGACAGGGTGAAATCGACTGTGTTGTCGGAATCACTAGAAACGAAAAATGGGAAACCGAACTTGAACTTTTCACTAGTCCAGATGATGTTGAAAAGGCAAAAGGTACCAAGTATACCTATGATTCAGTTCTTTCTATGCTCAGAGATCCATTCAGTGAGTATGAAAAGATCGCTGTGATCGGTGTACCATGCCAGGCACACGGTGCTAGACTTATTTCAGAAAATGTCAATGACAAGATTGTTCTTATCGTAGGTTTACTTTGCATGGAAAGTTTCTATGGCGATGTAATGACAGATAAGATCATACCAGAGATCATGGGCGTAAAAGCTGAAGATGTTGTCAAGATGGATTTCGGTAAAGGTAAATTCTGGGCATACACCAAAGATGGTGAAGAGCACAGCGTAAAAATCGCAGAGGTTGCCCCACATGCAAGAAACCCATGCCACCACTGCAATGACTACACATCAGTCTTTGCTGACATCGCCGTCGGTTCAGTAGGTACCCCAGATGGCTGGAACTGTGTGCTTCTCCGCACCGATGCAGGTGAGAAGTATTTCAAGATGGTCGAAAGTGAACTCGAGTTCATGGAAGATCCAAAGCCGGGAATCAGCCTCATTGAAAAACTGGCAACAATGAAGCACAACAACAACTCTGAACACTACAAAGAAGTGTACGAAAAGTTCACATTCGAATGCGAAGGTGCTCCATTCCGTTGA
- the mer gene encoding 5,10-methylenetetrahydromethanopterin reductase yields MTFGIEFVPNDPVLKIAHYAKLAEQQGFDNVWITDHYNNRDVYSTLAVLAMNTNSIKLGTGVTNPYTRNAAITASSIGAINEISGGRAILGLGPGDKATFDAMGISWDKPLTTTKENISALRSFFAGEKVTMDGDMVQFGGAKLAFKTGDVPIYMGAQGPKMLELAGEVADGVLINASHPKDFEVAVKQIASGAQKAGRDPKEVDVAAYACFSIDKDAAKAKSAAKIVVAFIVAGSPDMVLERHGIDVASKADIGGAIAKGDFGALMGDMVTNDMMDAFSISGTPDDCKARINELLDIGVTQIVAGSPIGPNKEKAIKLIGKEIIGGN; encoded by the coding sequence ATGACATTCGGAATAGAATTCGTGCCAAATGATCCAGTGCTTAAGATCGCACACTACGCAAAGCTCGCAGAACAGCAGGGATTTGACAATGTGTGGATCACAGACCACTACAACAACCGTGATGTTTACTCAACACTGGCAGTTCTTGCCATGAACACAAACAGCATTAAGCTCGGTACCGGCGTTACAAACCCCTACACAAGGAATGCAGCAATCACAGCTTCCAGTATCGGTGCTATTAACGAGATATCCGGCGGACGTGCAATCTTAGGTCTCGGCCCTGGTGACAAGGCAACCTTCGACGCAATGGGAATCTCCTGGGACAAGCCATTAACAACCACAAAGGAGAACATTTCCGCACTTCGTTCCTTCTTCGCAGGCGAAAAGGTCACAATGGACGGCGACATGGTCCAGTTCGGTGGCGCAAAGCTGGCATTCAAGACCGGAGACGTACCTATATACATGGGTGCACAGGGTCCAAAGATGCTCGAGCTCGCAGGAGAGGTCGCAGACGGTGTATTGATCAACGCATCACACCCAAAGGACTTTGAAGTAGCAGTCAAGCAGATCGCATCTGGTGCACAGAAAGCAGGCAGAGATCCAAAGGAAGTAGATGTTGCAGCATATGCATGCTTCTCTATCGACAAGGATGCTGCAAAGGCAAAGAGCGCAGCAAAGATCGTTGTAGCTTTCATCGTTGCAGGTTCACCTGACATGGTCCTCGAGCGCCACGGCATTGATGTCGCTTCAAAAGCAGACATCGGCGGAGCAATCGCAAAGGGCGACTTCGGAGCACTCATGGGTGACATGGTCACAAATGACATGATGGATGCATTCTCTATCTCCGGCACACCAGATGACTGTAAAGCAAGGATCAATGAATTGCTTGACATCGGTGTAACTCAGATTGTAGCAGGTTCACCAATCGGACCAAACAAAGAAAAAGCAATCAAACTCATCGGAAAGGAGATCATCGGAGGAAACTGA
- a CDS encoding DUF2180 family protein has translation MKCYECAKNGKDTDAVGICIVCGEGVCKDHLKREKIPDWDGEFDIKLKCIGESCKLKDMQPLLKILCMSCHGALVENK, from the coding sequence ATGAAATGCTATGAATGTGCAAAGAACGGAAAAGACACAGATGCCGTAGGTATCTGTATCGTATGTGGTGAAGGGGTTTGTAAGGACCATCTTAAGCGTGAGAAAATACCAGACTGGGATGGTGAATTTGACATCAAGCTCAAATGCATTGGTGAGTCCTGTAAACTAAAGGATATGCAACCATTGCTCAAGATCTTGTGCATGTCATGCCATGGAGCTTTGGTGGAGAATAAGTGA
- a CDS encoding DUF2180 family protein: protein MMKCYDCMEEGKDTEAVAVCIVCGKGLCMDHSKELPLPVSVGNPPNVKHLHNSLPRIMCNYCLSNTIEDGFD, encoded by the coding sequence ATGATGAAATGTTATGACTGTATGGAAGAAGGCAAGGACACGGAAGCTGTGGCCGTTTGTATCGTATGTGGAAAAGGCCTTTGTATGGACCATTCAAAAGAACTTCCTCTTCCAGTCTCTGTTGGGAATCCACCTAATGTCAAACACCTGCACAATTCTCTTCCAAGGATCATGTGCAACTATTGCTTGAGCAATACGATAGAGGATGGATTCGACTGA
- a CDS encoding carboxymuconolactone decarboxylase family protein — MSESREVIESIGEKMGFTPQILETLDAIDPHFVRKYTRCDHKILSDGALPAKVKILMALAVVASKQCESCTVAQMKSALKHGATKEEIMEVMEVISITSGAPAIAACRDALKLLK; from the coding sequence ATGAGTGAAAGTAGGGAAGTAATTGAAAGTATCGGGGAAAAGATGGGCTTTACGCCTCAGATACTTGAAACATTGGATGCCATAGATCCTCACTTTGTCAGGAAATACACCAGATGTGATCACAAGATCCTGTCCGATGGTGCCCTTCCGGCAAAGGTGAAGATATTAATGGCTCTTGCGGTAGTAGCATCCAAGCAATGTGAGTCATGTACTGTGGCACAGATGAAAAGTGCATTAAAGCACGGGGCAACAAAAGAAGAGATCATGGAAGTAATGGAAGTGATTTCCATCACATCAGGTGCACCTGCTATTGCAGCATGCCGTGATGCACTGAAGTTACTAAAGTAA
- a CDS encoding cytochrome c family protein codes for MLLATGTAVAAEPTGFGELDSDDFDSHSKCANCHAIIRSQWQGSMHAYAYTDPLYQAELQMAGEGTGGQTDEFCSRCHTPIGVMSGEVPPIDGSMASDVALEGVQCDFCHTVPEGAVGDGAFVSTPGEIKWGPHDDAPSAAHESEFNEFYTDAEYCGMCHNVNSPFNGLPLDDTYTSWADSQYAEDEVACQDCHMSPGITQFEANPGRSASSAPKRDHISLHDIVGANSFMLGELSDGQYGEKAVERLQQAAKLEVSAPEEAISGETVMFDVSITNSGAGHKLPTGITEVRQMWLAVSVTDAEGKELYRSGQLNSEGSIEDAVIYHTVLADADGQITDKLWEAESIVSDNRILPKETAVESHSFVMPEDAVDPILVEAKLLYRSASQDMVDELFGEGTYDVPVIDMSEAYGSINGEADVPSNGTPGFTGLLLVISLIAAVGIYRTKK; via the coding sequence GTGTTGCTGGCTACGGGTACTGCTGTTGCAGCAGAACCCACCGGTTTTGGTGAACTTGATTCGGACGACTTCGACAGTCATTCCAAATGTGCCAACTGTCATGCTATAATACGAAGTCAGTGGCAGGGGAGCATGCATGCCTATGCCTATACCGATCCTCTTTATCAGGCAGAGCTGCAGATGGCAGGCGAAGGGACCGGCGGGCAGACCGATGAGTTCTGTTCACGCTGCCATACACCGATCGGTGTGATGAGTGGTGAGGTGCCTCCGATCGATGGTTCCATGGCAAGTGATGTAGCGTTAGAAGGTGTCCAGTGTGATTTCTGTCATACTGTTCCCGAAGGGGCTGTCGGTGATGGTGCATTTGTTTCAACTCCCGGGGAAATAAAGTGGGGTCCGCATGACGATGCGCCTTCTGCTGCCCATGAGTCCGAGTTCAATGAGTTCTACACAGATGCTGAATATTGTGGAATGTGTCACAATGTGAACAGTCCTTTCAATGGGCTTCCTCTTGATGATACGTATACTTCCTGGGCAGACAGTCAGTATGCTGAGGATGAGGTCGCATGCCAGGACTGTCACATGAGTCCCGGAATAACACAATTTGAGGCAAATCCCGGAAGATCCGCATCCAGTGCTCCAAAGAGGGATCACATTTCTCTGCATGATATCGTCGGAGCAAATTCCTTCATGCTGGGTGAACTTAGCGATGGACAATATGGTGAAAAGGCTGTGGAAAGACTCCAGCAGGCTGCAAAACTTGAAGTTTCAGCTCCTGAAGAGGCAATTTCGGGAGAAACGGTCATGTTCGATGTCTCGATCACCAATTCCGGAGCAGGGCATAAGCTTCCAACAGGGATAACCGAGGTTCGGCAGATGTGGCTGGCAGTTTCCGTTACCGATGCTGAAGGCAAGGAATTGTACCGTTCAGGTCAGCTCAACTCAGAAGGATCGATCGAAGATGCGGTGATATATCATACCGTTCTTGCTGATGCCGATGGACAAATAACTGATAAATTGTGGGAAGCCGAATCCATTGTTTCTGATAACAGGATCCTTCCAAAAGAAACTGCAGTTGAATCTCATTCTTTCGTAATGCCCGAAGATGCTGTGGATCCTATACTTGTTGAAGCAAAGTTATTATATCGTTCTGCATCGCAGGATATGGTAGATGAACTATTTGGTGAAGGTACTTACGATGTACCTGTGATCGATATGAGCGAAGCTTATGGTTCCATCAATGGTGAGGCTGATGTTCCCTCTAATGGAACGCCGGGTTTCACTGGTCTCTTGCTCGTAATATCTTTGATCGCAGCGGTCGGTATCTACAGGACCAAAAAATAA
- a CDS encoding flavodoxin family protein, translating to MKLLGISGSPRKKATDRMVRAALEFAEEKYDVETEYFSAKGKDLKFCIHCDHCVRTKQGCIHKDDMLELYDKMEWADAWIIGTPVYQGTLSGQTKVMMDRCRAVVARDPKVFMNKVGAGMADGGDRVGGQEPALQAIHNFYIISEMLPVSGGSFGSNLGGTFWSQDKGAEGVESDDEGLRSMRKTVRKLIQTAQMVKNASVEDK from the coding sequence ATAAAACTGCTTGGAATATCCGGAAGTCCTCGAAAGAAGGCAACAGATCGCATGGTCAGGGCGGCTTTGGAATTTGCTGAGGAGAAATATGATGTGGAAACTGAATATTTCTCTGCAAAAGGAAAGGACCTGAAGTTCTGTATCCATTGTGACCATTGCGTTCGAACCAAACAGGGTTGCATCCATAAGGACGACATGCTTGAACTCTATGATAAGATGGAGTGGGCGGATGCCTGGATAATAGGCACTCCTGTTTACCAGGGAACTCTTAGCGGGCAGACGAAAGTTATGATGGACAGATGCCGTGCGGTGGTTGCCCGTGATCCTAAGGTTTTCATGAATAAGGTTGGAGCAGGCATGGCTGATGGTGGCGATCGCGTAGGTGGACAGGAGCCGGCTTTGCAGGCCATCCACAATTTCTATATTATCAGTGAGATGCTTCCTGTATCTGGTGGTTCCTTTGGTTCTAATCTTGGAGGTACTTTCTGGTCACAGGACAAAGGTGCTGAGGGCGTGGAATCAGACGATGAAGGCTTAAGAAGTATGCGAAAGACCGTTCGCAAACTGATCCAGACCGCTCAGATGGTAAAGAATGCATCTGTGGAGGACAAATAA